A stretch of Dietzia lutea DNA encodes these proteins:
- the nusG gene encoding transcription termination/antitermination protein NusG: MSDIDQSPGAEDAEQAAAEQAASEADAVLGDTTAGPADSVVAEPADPEAEDETVAAGAELDADAATDAEPTEIDEDVEGDIVAEGDVDVAEAELDESALETDDLTDETPALEPEAEEAPAEPAAPAIDPVIAFKRQLRKLPGDWFVIHSYAGYENKVKANLETRAVTLGAEDKIFQVEVPVEEYTEVKNGQKKTANRKVLPGYVLVRMELDDESWGVVRNTPGVTGFVSATGGQGGSPTPLSLSDVAKFLAPKPEKKAAAAGAADGDAGLVPQNVEVEFEVGESVTVMDGPFATLPASISEVDPAAQKLKVLVSIFGRETPVELGFNQVEKID; this comes from the coding sequence GTGAGCGACATCGATCAGAGCCCCGGGGCCGAGGACGCCGAGCAGGCCGCTGCCGAGCAGGCCGCGAGCGAGGCCGACGCGGTGCTCGGTGACACGACCGCGGGTCCCGCCGATTCCGTCGTGGCCGAGCCCGCCGATCCCGAGGCCGAGGACGAGACCGTCGCCGCCGGCGCCGAGCTCGACGCCGACGCGGCCACCGACGCCGAGCCCACAGAGATCGACGAGGACGTCGAGGGCGACATCGTCGCGGAGGGCGACGTGGACGTCGCCGAGGCCGAGCTCGACGAGTCGGCCCTCGAGACGGACGACCTGACCGACGAGACCCCGGCGCTGGAGCCGGAGGCCGAGGAGGCGCCGGCCGAGCCGGCCGCGCCCGCGATCGACCCGGTCATCGCGTTCAAGCGTCAGCTGCGCAAGCTGCCCGGCGACTGGTTCGTCATCCACTCCTACGCCGGGTACGAGAACAAGGTGAAGGCCAACCTCGAGACCCGCGCCGTCACCCTGGGCGCCGAGGACAAGATCTTCCAGGTCGAGGTCCCGGTCGAGGAGTACACCGAGGTCAAGAACGGTCAGAAGAAGACCGCCAACCGCAAGGTCCTGCCCGGCTACGTGCTGGTGCGCATGGAGCTCGACGACGAGTCGTGGGGCGTCGTGCGCAACACCCCCGGCGTCACCGGCTTCGTCAGCGCCACCGGCGGCCAGGGCGGCAGCCCCACCCCGCTCTCGCTGAGCGACGTGGCCAAGTTCCTGGCGCCCAAGCCGGAGAAGAAGGCCGCCGCCGCGGGTGCCGCCGACGGCGACGCCGGGCTGGTCCCGCAGAACGTCGAGGTCGAGTTCGAGGTCGGCGAGTCGGTCACCGTGATGGACGGCCCGTTCGCCACCCTGCCCGCGTCGATCTCCGAGGTGGACCCGGCCGCGCAGAAGCTCAAGGTGCTCGTGTCGATCTTCGGCCGCGAGACCCCGGTC
- a CDS encoding MaoC/PaaZ C-terminal domain-containing protein: MTGPGKTTGPEKTTRATTTSPAAGDALPPRTLPVRREDLRRYAEASGDHNPIHLDDGAAQALGLPGVVAHGMLTSALAIGVVAEWVGGADRVLATSFRFAAPVVVPADAPALLEVAGTVKKVSEDGSSADIALVVTSGGAKVFGKAIVTVALGD; encoded by the coding sequence GTGACCGGGCCGGGGAAGACGACCGGGCCGGAGAAGACGACGAGGGCGACGACGACGAGTCCCGCGGCCGGCGACGCCCTGCCTCCGCGGACACTGCCGGTCCGGCGGGAGGACCTGCGTCGCTACGCCGAGGCGTCGGGGGACCACAACCCCATCCACCTCGATGACGGGGCCGCGCAGGCGCTCGGTCTGCCCGGTGTGGTGGCGCACGGCATGCTGACGTCGGCCCTGGCGATCGGTGTCGTCGCCGAGTGGGTCGGGGGAGCCGATCGCGTCCTGGCCACCTCGTTCCGGTTCGCCGCGCCCGTGGTGGTGCCGGCCGACGCCCCCGCGCTGCTGGAGGTGGCGGGGACGGTGAAGAAGGTCTCCGAGGACGGCTCGAGCGCGGACATCGCGCTGGTCGTCACCAGCGGCGGGGCCAAGGTGTTCGGCAAGGCGATCGTCACGGTCGCGCTCGGGGACTGA
- the hadA gene encoding (3R)-hydroxyacyl-ACP dehydratase subunit HadA, with amino-acid sequence MSTDNADDLVVVADPVTVTDAVVSRFAEAVGAPAGQVPATLAAALTAPVQRAVMEHPALRIDLARTLHTAQSSEHHRPIRVGDVLTATATVTGVRSARGGRMIGFDTVLRDAAGEPVQTLTSALLTAEVEA; translated from the coding sequence GTGAGCACAGACAACGCTGATGACCTCGTCGTCGTCGCCGATCCCGTCACCGTGACCGACGCGGTGGTGTCACGGTTCGCCGAGGCCGTCGGGGCGCCCGCCGGTCAGGTCCCCGCGACGCTGGCGGCCGCCCTGACCGCCCCGGTCCAACGCGCGGTGATGGAGCACCCCGCGCTGCGCATCGACCTCGCGCGGACCCTCCACACCGCCCAGTCGAGCGAGCACCACCGACCGATCCGGGTGGGCGACGTCCTCACCGCCACCGCGACGGTCACCGGGGTGCGGTCGGCGCGCGGCGGGCGCATGATCGGCTTCGACACGGTGCTGCGCGACGCCGCCGGCGAGCCCGTCCAGACCCTGACCAGTGCGTTGCTCACCGCGGAGGTGGAGGCGTGA
- a CDS encoding acyl-CoA dehydrogenase family protein yields the protein MLLSTENSVLDHYAPGLREKLQATGLVANEGPDSTAIRDWAGSGGTGLIVPAELGGRGATAVEAVRFQTAVGALAPSLGAATTMHHLSCATLFEAAEDASDDERALIRDLVEQGTVMASGFSEGKPGGSVFRPTMTARRDGDDYLLSGRKAPCSLARSMSLLVASALVDQHERAVVLVFNGSDGLSREEFWKAPVLAAAESDALVLDEVRVKGDMVFLMSENDPDNVHEMTGYLWFGLLISACYLGVATGMVETLARRDPVDAKLLTSALAEVEAMRTSLLAVAREFDDGARGGDVSARLALVRWSMRDALVRVQSRVREGVGGFAYMQDPALAYAFEAAQVFSYHPPSRRETSHKLVAWARGEDFRYA from the coding sequence ATGCTGCTCTCCACGGAGAACTCCGTCCTGGACCACTACGCCCCGGGCCTGCGCGAGAAGCTGCAGGCCACCGGCCTCGTCGCCAACGAGGGGCCGGACTCCACCGCCATCCGCGACTGGGCGGGCAGCGGAGGCACCGGCCTGATCGTCCCCGCAGAACTCGGGGGCCGGGGCGCCACGGCCGTGGAGGCCGTGCGGTTCCAGACCGCGGTGGGCGCCCTGGCCCCGTCCCTGGGGGCGGCGACCACCATGCACCACCTGTCGTGCGCCACGCTGTTCGAGGCCGCGGAGGACGCCTCCGACGACGAGCGTGCCCTCATCCGCGACCTCGTCGAGCAGGGCACGGTCATGGCCTCGGGGTTCTCCGAGGGCAAGCCCGGTGGGTCGGTGTTCCGGCCCACGATGACCGCCCGCCGGGACGGCGACGACTACCTGCTCTCCGGCCGCAAGGCCCCCTGCAGCCTCGCGCGCTCGATGAGCCTGCTCGTGGCCAGCGCGCTCGTCGACCAGCACGAGCGGGCCGTGGTCCTGGTCTTCAACGGATCGGACGGGCTGAGCCGCGAGGAGTTCTGGAAGGCGCCCGTGCTGGCCGCGGCCGAGAGCGACGCGCTCGTGCTGGACGAGGTGCGGGTCAAGGGCGACATGGTCTTCCTCATGTCGGAGAACGACCCGGACAACGTCCACGAGATGACCGGGTACCTGTGGTTCGGGCTGCTCATCAGCGCGTGCTACCTAGGAGTCGCCACGGGGATGGTGGAGACGCTCGCCCGCAGGGACCCGGTCGACGCGAAGCTTCTCACCTCGGCGCTCGCGGAGGTCGAGGCCATGCGCACGTCGCTGCTCGCCGTCGCGCGCGAGTTCGACGACGGCGCCCGTGGCGGTGACGTGTCGGCGCGATTGGCGCTCGTGCGGTGGTCGATGCGCGACGCCCTCGTGCGCGTCCAGTCGCGCGTCCGCGAGGGCGTGGGCGGTTTCGCGTACATGCAGGACCCCGCGCTGGCGTACGCGTTCGAGGCGGCCCAGGTGTTCAGCTATCACCCGCCGTCGCGCCGGGAGACCTCGCACAAGCTCGTGGCGTGGGCACGCGGCGAGGACTTCCGCTACGCCTGA
- a CDS encoding NAD-dependent epimerase/dehydratase family protein, whose amino-acid sequence MRVVVTGASGDFGTVLLRRLVTEQWVRSIVAVARSPLRVSDERIETVALDLASDPVEPALAGADVVIHCAFVVEEPRDKAAARRVNVDGSARLLRAADAAGVSVCVMTSSVNAYGPRGGPDVVDESAPIGAGPEHYYLHHKALMEEDIRRWRRSSDGRMAVPVLRPTYIVGPDIDNSGLRQMRARVVAYPTPSRSYYQFLHQDDLAEAYMRVIRDRVDGEFNVGAEDAVSVADLCRWNRSLCLPLPLRLAGRLADVGYRLRLLSYSSHWVTPGEPVTTSRRLREATGWSPGRSSADAARSMLAPR is encoded by the coding sequence ATGCGGGTCGTCGTCACGGGCGCGTCCGGGGACTTCGGCACCGTGCTCCTGCGCCGCCTCGTCACCGAGCAGTGGGTCCGGTCGATCGTCGCGGTGGCGCGTTCCCCGCTGCGGGTGTCCGACGAGCGGATCGAGACGGTCGCGCTGGACCTCGCCTCGGATCCGGTGGAGCCGGCCCTGGCGGGCGCGGACGTCGTGATCCACTGCGCGTTCGTCGTCGAGGAGCCCCGCGACAAGGCCGCGGCACGCCGCGTGAACGTCGACGGTTCGGCGCGCCTGCTGCGGGCGGCCGACGCCGCCGGGGTGTCCGTGTGCGTGATGACCTCCAGCGTCAACGCCTACGGCCCCCGCGGCGGGCCCGACGTGGTGGACGAGTCCGCCCCGATCGGCGCGGGGCCCGAGCACTACTACCTGCACCACAAGGCCCTCATGGAGGAGGACATCCGCCGGTGGCGGCGCTCCTCCGACGGCCGCATGGCCGTGCCCGTGTTGCGCCCGACCTACATCGTCGGCCCGGACATCGACAACTCCGGGCTGCGCCAGATGCGAGCCCGGGTCGTCGCCTATCCGACGCCGTCCCGCTCCTACTACCAGTTCCTGCACCAGGACGACCTGGCCGAGGCGTACATGCGCGTGATCCGCGACCGCGTCGACGGGGAGTTCAACGTCGGCGCCGAGGACGCGGTGTCGGTAGCCGACCTGTGCCGCTGGAACCGCTCCCTGTGCCTCCCGCTGCCGCTGCGTCTCGCCGGCCGGTTGGCCGACGTCGGCTACCGGCTGCGGCTGCTGTCCTACTCGTCCCACTGGGTCACCCCGGGTGAACCCGTCACGACGTCCCGTCGCCTGCGCGAGGCCACCGGGTGGAGCCCCGGCCGGTCGAGCGCCGACGCCGCCCGATCCATGCTCGCCCCTCGCTGA
- a CDS encoding aminotransferase class I/II-fold pyridoxal phosphate-dependent enzyme: MNHNIIDRLHRDERVQLFEAVSAAGKSPYFATMRSGSGALTDVAGTDRVMLGSNNYLGLAQHPEVIEAAARAVRDFGSASTGSRLLNGTMHLHEEFEDEITHWFGTEQTLSFSTGYQTNLGTLWALLRPGDAVVVDQFAHASIRDGIRMSGATAHVFAHNDPDSLEETLSSAARSGAEQTLVVVDSLYSMEGSLAPIPEIAALARRHGAALMVDEAHGLGLYGPTRRGWAEECGSSGDVDVLMSSLSKATASIGGFITGSRELVNSLRVTARPMLFSTAAVPSSVAGVLAAVRIIRGEEGARRVEKLRANSRTLRAELERLGHPCGSGHTGDDWSPIVPVPVGDDLRAIEAWNMLMERGVYTGTAISPAVPAAGAILRVCVTSEHSEEQMLHAARAIDDVLGIVRADG, from the coding sequence TGTTCGAGGCCGTGTCCGCTGCAGGCAAGAGTCCGTACTTCGCGACCATGCGATCCGGCAGCGGCGCGCTCACCGATGTCGCCGGGACCGATCGGGTCATGCTGGGATCCAACAACTACCTCGGGCTCGCCCAGCACCCGGAGGTCATCGAGGCCGCGGCCCGCGCGGTCCGCGACTTCGGGTCGGCGAGCACCGGCAGTCGACTCCTCAACGGCACCATGCACCTGCACGAGGAGTTCGAGGACGAGATCACCCACTGGTTCGGCACGGAGCAGACCCTGAGCTTCTCCACCGGCTACCAGACCAATCTCGGGACGCTCTGGGCCCTCCTGCGGCCCGGCGACGCGGTCGTCGTGGACCAGTTCGCCCACGCCTCCATCCGGGACGGCATCCGGATGTCGGGAGCGACCGCGCACGTGTTCGCCCACAACGACCCCGACTCGCTCGAGGAGACCCTGTCGTCGGCCGCCCGGTCCGGCGCGGAGCAGACGCTGGTCGTCGTCGACTCGCTGTACTCGATGGAGGGCAGTCTCGCGCCGATCCCCGAGATCGCGGCGCTGGCCCGGCGGCACGGCGCCGCTCTCATGGTCGACGAGGCCCACGGTTTGGGCCTCTACGGCCCGACGCGGCGGGGCTGGGCCGAGGAGTGCGGCAGTTCGGGCGACGTCGACGTGTTGATGTCGTCGCTGTCCAAGGCGACCGCCTCGATCGGTGGCTTCATCACCGGTAGCCGCGAGCTGGTCAACAGCCTGCGCGTCACCGCCCGGCCGATGCTCTTCTCCACGGCCGCCGTGCCGTCCTCGGTCGCCGGGGTGCTCGCCGCGGTACGGATCATCCGCGGGGAGGAGGGGGCGCGTCGCGTCGAGAAGCTGCGAGCCAACTCGCGGACGCTGCGCGCCGAACTCGAGCGCCTCGGCCACCCGTGCGGGTCGGGACACACGGGCGACGACTGGTCGCCGATCGTCCCGGTCCCCGTCGGCGACGACCTGCGGGCGATCGAGGCGTGGAACATGCTCATGGAGCGCGGGGTGTACACGGGCACCGCGATCAGCCCGGCCGTGCCGGCGGCGGGGGCGATCCTGCGGGTCTGCGTGACGTCCGAGCACAGCGAGGAGCAGATGCTCCACGCCGCCCGCGCAATCGACGACGTGCTCGGCATCGTCCGGGCCGACGGCTGA